CTGGAATAGGTTAGCGTGAAAGTTCGATTGCTAAAGTCAAAGCTATTATCGGTCTCAAATCCTTCTCCCTCGATATTGGTACCGCCCTTAAATATGATAGATTCGAAGATATCATTGACAGAAAATTTCAGTGAGCCCCACTTATCACCTAAGGATTTTTGGACACCGGCATTGATGCCATAAAATCCTTTGTATCGGGCTATGCCAAAAATCCGGGACTATTATAAAATCCGGAAAGTTCAGCATTGAATGAACTGGATAACTTAAAAGCATGTATAGAGTTTAATGAATAATTACCCAGAGATATTTGGAGCGGCTTTGCATCTCGTGTGGCACGGACAGTTTGATATACCAGGCTGAAGTTGTTTTGAGTTTTCCAGAAGGGTGCTATTTGAATAGGCATTCCTACAGTGGCCGAATAGGTCTTGGTATAGTCCAGGTTGGAGGCTTCAAAGATCAATCTCCCGGTAGCCTTATCAATGCGCTCTTGAAAGCTTGCTATCGGAGAGGATTGGTGAGTGTATTGAAGGGAGAGAAAATATGAAGCATAAGTAATATCATATTTAAAATTATTACTGATCGCCGGCTGCAGTGCAGCATTGCCTGCCAAAAAGTAGTTAGGTCCAGCAATATCACGAAAGGCGCCAGGTCATTGAATGTCGGCCTAGTAATGCGCTTTGAATAGGACCAATTCATATTGACATTTTTATTGATTTTTCTATTCAAAATATGGTGGGAAATATTTTTTCCGTAATTGCGATCGACCACTTTCCCCTCTTTGTCTGTCTCCAACTCCGAATCAGTCTGTTCAAATCGCAGTCCTGCTTTTAAGGTGGTAGCGGCATCTAATGAAATATCCATAGCAGAATATATCGCGTAGATCTTTCATCCAGGATACTGTTATTTGTAAGATCAATATCATTTACCCAGGTACCGTTTATAAAATTATTGACTTCTACATCATTATTAAAGGTAGATACAGTAGCCTTGACTCCAAGTTCGAGATTGACTTTGTCAGATAGTTTGTTGGCATAATCCCAGTACCCACAAAGGTGTTGATGGGAGTTAACTTGGTACTATTGGCCAGATCAGTTCTGATGAAGTTGTAGTGCTCATCAAAGATGCTATTGTTATAGTCATTGGGATTGTCATCTTTATAATATAGGTAATCCAGGTTGAGCGTCCAAAAAGCCGATTTAGAGACATTTTGTTTGACATTGATATTAGCACCGCGTGTTGCCACAGATTTACTTCATCATTCATCAACTCTATAAATTGGGTTGATACATTATTTTTAGCAGCTGTATTTTGATTGAAGGCGTTCATGGACCATCGATTGTCGTAGGTATTGAACAGTACTCCAAGGATCGTTTTATCGGACAGTTCATAGTCCAGACCTATTCGGACATTGTGATTTCGTTGTACTGCATCGCGTTCTGTCGTAGTCAAATTTGAAAAGACATTCCCTCCACTGAATACTTTCCTGCTGGCCAAAAATTGCTGAATTTTATTATCGGTTAGAAAAGGAATAGCTGCCAAACAGATTGACCTTATCCTTTCGGTAGTTAAAATTGATATTGTCTGAATTGATAAACCCAAGCCCATAACCAACAGAAAATGCGTACGAGCCATTGAGGCCTATATCCATTCGTTTTTTCAATACTACATTAATAAAACCTGCATTGCCTTCGGCATCA
Above is a genomic segment from Saprospiraceae bacterium containing:
- a CDS encoding outer membrane beta-barrel protein, with translation MFGIARYKGFYGINAGVQKSLGDKWGSLKFSVNDIFESIIFKGGTNIEGEGFETDNSFDFSNRTFTLTYSRNFGRSQVKSSRDRKTGSEEERGRVNQ
- a CDS encoding outer membrane beta-barrel protein, translating into MAGNAALQPAISNNFKYDITYASYFLSLQYTHQSSPIASFQERIDKATGRLIFEASNLDYTKTYSATVGMPIQIAPFWKTQNNFSLVYQTVRATRDAKPLQISLGNYSLNSIHAFKLSSSFNAELSGFYNSPGFLA
- a CDS encoding outer membrane beta-barrel protein; the protein is MDISLDAATTLKAGLRFEQTDSELETDKEGKVVDRNYGKNISHHILNRKINKNVNMNWSYSKRITRPTFNDLAPFVILLDLTTFWQAMLHCSRRSVIILNMILLMLHIFSPFNTLTNPLR